Genomic DNA from Oceanispirochaeta sp.:
CCTTAATGAGTTTCTTTAGTTCTTCTGGGCTCTCGGGCAATCCTATTTTTGACATCTGATAATGAGTTTATGGTATTTGTGGAAGTTATAATACTTCACAATAGTTCAGTGCTTTATGAGCCTTCCAGAAATCGATTCCCGATAAAAGAAGCTTCAGTTGTTCATAAGTAATTTTTTGAGCCTCGGATTCATCCTTAGGCCAGGGGAAACTTTCTTTTTCAATCTTCTTCTGCCATAAACAGAATCCATTTTTATCCCAATAGAGTGCTTTCAGGATCTTTCTTTCCCGGTTACAGAATAGAAAGATGGAAGGTGAGAATGGATTGAGCTCCATATCATCCTGAACGATGACTGTCAGCCCATTGATCTGTTTCCGCATGTCTGTTCTCCCAGGCTTAATAAAAATATCTGTTTCACTCAGATCCGGAATCACATCAGGTTCCAAAGAGTGGTGATAAAAAACTGAATGGTCTTTGGGTTCATATCTGCTGGTATTTCCAGGATCATTCCTGTAGGAAGAGTTATTTTAATAATCTTTGAGACACTGCTGTCGACTGGCACCATAATGGGAATTGATTTCTCAGGTGTTATCCGGATCAGTTTCTTTGTCGGGA
This window encodes:
- the tnpB gene encoding IS66 family insertion sequence element accessory protein TnpB (TnpB, as the term is used for proteins encoded by IS66 family insertion elements, is considered an accessory protein, since TnpC, encoded by a neighboring gene, is a DDE family transposase.), with translation MIPDLSETDIFIKPGRTDMRKQINGLTVIVQDDMELNPFSPSIFLFCNRERKILKALYWDKNGFCLWQKKIEKESFPWPKDESEAQKITYEQLKLLLSGIDFWKAHKALNYCEVL